Genomic DNA from Chitinispirillales bacterium:
GCCCGACAAAATCCTGAGATTTTTTCATCAAATATTGGTATTGTACTCCACCGAAAACAAATGCGGTTTGGGTCGCGATAGTAAGTCCGGCTTTAAACCATTCTCCGTTGTAGAATTGTCCTGCCCCCGAAAATGGAATCGCCGACAATGCCATAGCGGTTCTCGGATTTTTATTTTCAACTCCGTAAAACCTGTTTGAAACACCGAAACCGTCAATAATATTCCAAATTCCGACAGCGGCAAATAGCGCCGATGCGTTGTAATATCTGACTTTTCCCGCTATATTGTCGTATTCGGCGAGTTTGATTTTGTTTGTAAACCGCATGGTGTCTTTTGCTGTGAAAGTTCCGAATTTAGCCATATTTAACGAATCGTTTAATGAATAAATTTTGTTGAAACTTTTGTGATAGTTTTTCCAATAATTTAACGAAATCCATCCTATGATTCCGTCAGTTCCCAGAAATAAAAAACCTCTTGTAAAATGTTTCGTGTATATTTGTCCGCCGCCCGGAACAATTGAAAGCGGCGCGGTAATAAAAGGGTTGTAATATTTTACGCTGTCTTTTTGCGGGATTTCGGATAAGACGGATTTTTCGACTGCAAAACAGTTTACAGAATTTGCAATCATCATAATTATTATTATTTTTTTTATAACAAACTCCAATTTATTTCCTTTTGATTTGTTTTTTTCAAAAAATCGTTTATTTGTGAAAAAGGTCTGCTTCCCAAAAAACCTTTATTTGCGGAAAGCGGGGACGGATGCGGGTTTTGAATTATTTTGTGCCTATTTTCGTCTATTAGATTTTTTTTTCTTTGAGCAAAATTTCCCCACAAAACAAATACTTTTGGAGCGCCCGTTTTTACTAAATACGCAATTACTTTGTCGGTAAAATATTCCCATCCGATTTTTGAGTGTGAAGCGGGAGAATTTCTTGTGACGGTTAAAATAGAATTTAATAACAAAATATTTTGTTTTGCCCAATTAGTTAAATCGCCGTGAAGCGGAATTTTTACACCTAAATCATTTGACAATTCTTTGAATATATTTTTTAGCGACGGCGGAATTTTTATGTTTTGGGGGACAGAAAATGAAAGCCCCATTGCTTCATCTTCACCGTGGTACGGATCTTGTCCAAGAATCACTACCGAAATATTTTCCGGATTTGTAAATTGAAACGCTTTAAAAATATTTTTTCTATTAGGGAAAATAGTTTCGTCTTTGCTGAGTATTGATAATTTTACATCAATTTCTTTTAATAAATTTTCTTGTAAAGCAAAAAAAACGTTCCAACTTTTATCCCAGTTTCCTATTAAAAAATCCATGAATCAAAAACCTCGTCAAGTACCGAAATCACGTCTTTTTTATTTACATTGTCAAGAATTTTAGATTTTCCGATAGACGTGGGAAGAACGAATTTTAATTTTCCGTTCGCTTTTTTTTTGTCCGAATTCATTGCCCTGTAAATGGAATTTGCAGAGATTTTGTGCGGAATCTCAGGGATTCTCAAGATTTTAAGCGATTGGTTTAAAATTTTAGCTCGTTCTTTTTTTATTAAATTCATTCTTGTCGCTAATTTTACGGCGCAATTTATTCCGAGCATTACCGCCTCTCCGTGAAGCAAAGTTCCGTAACCGTAAATTTTCTCAAATGCGTGCGCAAAAGTATGTCCGAAATTCAAAAGCGCCCGTTCCCCCGTTTCCGTTTCGTCGCGGCTTACGATATCGGTCTTGATTTTTATTGAGCGGACAATTGCTTCTTGCATTTCGGAGTTTGAACGATTACATATTTTTTCGAAATTTTGCGTAATAAATTCAAAAGTTCTTTTTTGTCCGATATATCC
This window encodes:
- a CDS encoding DUF5683 domain-containing protein — protein: MEFVIKKIIIIMMIANSVNCFAVEKSVLSEIPQKDSVKYYNPFITAPLSIVPGGGQIYTKHFTRGFLFLGTDGIIGWISLNYWKNYHKSFNKIYSLNDSLNMAKFGTFTAKDTMRFTNKIKLAEYDNIAGKVRYYNASALFAAVGIWNIIDGFGVSNRFYGVENKNPRTAMALSAIPFSGAGQFYNGEWFKAGLTIATQTAFVFGGVQYQYLMKKSQDFVGHLSRDSTFQELSKEDRIDAWQNRYKDAAKRRTMFFWYSIIFYIYGMTDAYVDASLSKFENKFDISADFSPENNEIACRFVLKF
- the ung gene encoding uracil-DNA glycosylase, producing MDFLIGNWDKSWNVFFALQENLLKEIDVKLSILSKDETIFPNRKNIFKAFQFTNPENISVVILGQDPYHGEDEAMGLSFSVPQNIKIPPSLKNIFKELSNDLGVKIPLHGDLTNWAKQNILLLNSILTVTRNSPASHSKIGWEYFTDKVIAYLVKTGAPKVFVLWGNFAQRKKNLIDENRHKIIQNPHPSPLSANKGFLGSRPFSQINDFLKKTNQKEINWSLL